GTTGGTATTTCAAAGAAGTCATAACCTTTATAATTTGTCTCTCTCTTTAGTAGATCAAGAAGTTCTACTGCTGAAATATTAGGGTTATCAGCCCTTGCATATGCACTAGTTAAAAGATTCATTAAACCTGTAGTATCTATATCTTTATTTCTATTATTGTTAACTGGAACTACTAGTTCTGCAGAACTATCGTCTTCATAAAAACTATCGTCTTCATAAAAACTATCGTCTTCATAAAAACTATCATCTTCATAGAAACTATCATCTTCATAGAAACTATCATCTTCATAGAAACTATCATCTTCATAGAAACTATCATCACTATTTACTACTGAATCAATATCTCCTAGACCATCATCTCCATCAACATGCATTACCTGGTTCATTCGTTTAACAGTATCTGTAAATGATAAAACCTTAGGGATCTCTTTGTAATTTGTTATTAAATAGTCACTTAAATCATCCATAGCCTTTAATAGAAGTGGATCTACCCCAGCACCTTCCCCATTTATTACTATGTCAAATGAGTTAGTTCCAGTAAACTTATCCCTTAAAAACCTATCTGAAACCCTAATATGAGTTGTCTCCTTAAAATACTCAATAACAGCATTATCAATAATTAAACTTTTGGTTCCTATACCTGAAAGAACTAAAACTATTAAAGAGAAAAAGAGTATAAGGTACTTTCTTCTACCTAAGGAGTCATAATATAGACTTAGGCCCCTTTCCAATAACCCCCTCTTAGAGTAATTTTTTATACTCTTTTTTTTAGAGGCACTTTTATAATTAAAAACTAGTAGGGCAGGAATTAGAGTTAAAGCTACAATAACTGCAAAAACAATACCTATAGATGTAAATATACCAAAGTTACGCATTGGACTAATAAGACTAAAACCAAGGGATGCAAAACCAGCAACAGTTGTTAAACCAGCTAAAAATATCGGTTTTTTAACATACATAAGGGAGTTTAATATAATTTCATTATGTTTTTCCCTGGATAGTTCTCCATTATATGCCTTTACATCATCGTAGTAGTGACTAATAACATGTATTCCATAGGCACTTCCCACAGCCATCATTAACACTGGGATAATTATACCTAAAATAGATAGGGGAACATGCAATAGTCCCATTAAACCTATTGTCCATATAGTACTAATTAATACTGTTATCATTGGAAGTAAAATCCCACTTAATCTTCTAAAGGATAGAAATAAGGCAAAAAGAAGAACTAAAATAACAATAGGAATAAGTAGGGTTAAATCTCCCATCATATTCTCAGTTAACAAAACAGTCATAGATGGAAGTCCTGCTATATAGAAGTTTATACCATTATTATCAATACTTTCTGTTAACTTTTTTAAACCAAAATAGATATCCCTCTCACCATCCGGACCTAAATCCGGTTTTAGTGTAACCATAATTTGGGAAGCACTATAATCACCTGAAATAAATACATCTTGGTAAATATCCCAGGATAATATCCTATCCTTAAGTGTTTGAACATCCTCACGAGTTCCAGTAAAATCATCCACAAGGGAGGTAACAATTAGAGAACCATCAACACCATCTATATAGTCGCTATTAGTTAATGATTGAACCCGATCCACTCCTTCAAGCTTCTCAAACTCTTTAGTTAACTTATCTATAACTCTTAACGATTCAACACTAAATATTGAACCATTCTCCATCTCCATACCCACAGACATCATTAATACTGGGCCAAATATGTCCTTAGCTCTATCTATTGCTACCCTCTGAGGATTTTCTACAGGTAAAAAATTGAAAGTATTATTATCAATTTCAACTTTCTTTAGGTTGTAGCCAAAAAACAATGTAATAAGTGTTATTATACCTACTATAGTTTTAGGATACTTAAACAATCTTTTCATAATTATTATCCTTTAATTTACACTAATACAGTGTAAATAGTGTAACTATTAATAAATATTATCCCCTCAACCAACCTATAGTCAATATTTAAAATGTTAAGAAATTATTAATTTGATTTTAAGTACTCTTCCATCGCTTCTGGAGTTAATATTCCATCGAGGATTATATCAATTGAGTATTTTAAAAGTTCTATCTTAGAAAACCCAACAATCTCTGGTCTCTCCCATGTGGCTAAACCTCTAATACTGTTTAAAAAAACGTAAGGAATCATCCCCACATGTATACTCTGTTTTATAATTCCACTTTTCTGGGCAGCTGTTGCCAAATCTTCAATAACTTGCTGAATTTGCCCATTTAAAAAGAGACATTTAGGAGAAAATATTATCCTAGCTGCGTTAGGGTCAACCTTTGTAGGATTCTCAAAGTTAGTATAGTGTTTATATAGATGCCTTATAGCAAGGTGTATCTTCTCTATAATTGTTTTATTCCTACTGGTAAAAATATTGGATATATCTGTTAAAATCCCCTCCATACTAGAGTATATTATCTCTTCCATAAGGTTCTCTTTTGAACCAAAATTATTATAAATTGTCTTTTTTGAGATCCCAATTTGGTCTGCTAACTCATCCATTGATATTTTACTAAGTCCAAACTTAAAAAAAATCTGGGAAGATCTCTCTAATATTGCATCTTTTTTAGCCATATAAGTATACTATACTATTTATCTCTAATTTTGAAGATAAAGTAGAATGTCCCCATCTCTTTTAGAAAATTTAAATCCACACTTCTCATAGGCTTTAATTGCAGCAATGTTTTTTCTATGTACTTCAATTTTTAGTTTGTCATTCCGTTTAAAGTGCTGTTTAAAAAATTCTATTCCATCAAGGATATACTCTTGAGCTAAACCTCTACCTATAAACTTCGGATTTATTCCTAAACCCAGGAAAATTCCATCATCTTCAAAGTAATACTCCATTAGACCAAAAAGTTCACTATCCCTATTATATGCAACAAATCCAAAACAACCTCTTGGACCTTTAAGAGGGTTATCTCCCCTATCCTTACTCTCATGGTATCGATCCATATATAGGGCTGTTTCAAAGCCAGAGTATCTCCAAGACTCTATCTCTAGGACATTGGCATAGTTAATTCTCTCAAACCTGTAGATCAAAGTTTCCAATCAATATCTCCTCTCCGTTTATTTTAATATACAGGGTATGCTCTCCACTATAATATTTTCGGGTACTAATAGGTCTATTTGGGTGATTTCTACTTATTTTAGCAGTTTTTAGGCCTAGTAGTTCCATATTTTTTAATTTAAAAACTTTAGGACTCTTTTTACCATTTGCTTTTTTATGATAGATAACATAATCCACAACTAGTTTCTGATTTTTATCCGTTTCAGATTTTAGATCAAAACTAAAAGAGAGGGACTCTCCAAGTTTTAATCTCTTAGTAAAGCTAACACTATCTAAAGTGTATTTAGGATTTATTGTGTAACCTAAAAGCTCTAGGGTTCCTTGATCCCCCTGTTTTATAAGGGTTCTTAATGAGTGCCTAATTATCCAATCTAACTCTTTAGAAGAGTTCTCCTCCTTCCAACTTTTAAGTGTTGCTACAACTAAGCCTGGATGATCCTTTGCTATATCATTTAGATTGTTAGCCACAGACCTCCTTACGTATAACTCCTTATCATCCTTTAAAATTGTTAAATACTTAATTATTGGTGTTGGATCTTTTACAAAATCCTGAAGCCTAATACCCCAGGGCAGTCTAGGTCTTAGTCCCTCGGAAACTAATCTTCTAACATCTACATTATCACTTAAAACCCACTTATCAAGGAATTTAAAACACCTTTCGGGATCCTCTATTAAAAACCCTCTAATTGCAAACTCCGATGTAAAAATTTTTGTTAACTCCTTTAAAGAGACCATAAATAGATCAAAATATTCTAAACCATAACAACTTATATAGTTGGATATTGATAAAATGATAAAACCTCTACCATCTGAAATTGATTGCTTAAGTATCTCCAAGCTTTTAGGAAAATCCTCTGGCAACCTGGGTTTTAACTCCCTTGTTACAAGTTCCAACCTCTCAAAAAGTCCGGTATCCCCATTTAAATCCCTCAATATGGATCTTTCAAAAGCTATATTATCAAAATCTTTATATACTTTCTTAATATTTAAACTAAATTCACTAATAGATGTTTTGTTAATGCTATTTCTCATATACCTTATAATACAACAATTATGTTATGATTACAAAATGGTGATAAAATGAGTAAGTTAATATCAATAGAAGAGTTCTTATACACAAATAAAGATATACCAATAATAGATGTAAGATCTCCTTTGGAGTATGAAAAAGGACACATTCCAGGTGCAATAAATATACCACTTTTTAACAATGAAGAGAGGGCAAAGGTTGGAACATGTTATAAGCAAGAGGGACATGACCTAGCGGTTGAACTTGGATTAGAGATAGTAGGTCCAAAATTAGCAAGCTTTACTAGAGAAGCAAAAAAAATTAGTCCAAGCCTAGAGATTAAGGTCTATTGTGCTAGGGGAGGAATGAGAAGTTCCAGCTTTGTTTGGCTTCTTGAAACATCAGGTTTTAAAAAGGTTTTAAGACTCGAGAAGGGTTATAAAGCTTTTAGAAACCATGTATTAGATTTTTTTGATAAGGATTATAATCTCTTAGTACTATCTGGTATGACTGGTAGTGGTAAAACAGACATTTTATTAGAGATGGAAAAGCTTGGACTTCAAGTTGTAGATCTTGAGGGCTTTGCAGACCATAGAGGTTCAGCTTTTGGTGGTATTGGGAAAAACCCAGAGACTTCCACAGAGAAGTATGAAAACAGTATATTTAATAAGATGAAGGATTTTGATCTTTCGAAACCGATATGGGTAGAGGATGAGAGTCGTAATGTAGGAAAGGTTCTAGTTCCTCCTGCCATTTTTAAAAAGATGGAAACATCCCATAGAGTTGTAATAGAAGTACCTAGGGATATAAGAGCAGAGCGACTAGCTAAGGATTATACAGCCTATGGGAATGAGACAATTTTAGACTCGTTAAAAATTATACAAAAGAGATTGTCTGAAAGATACCCTAAAATTGTAGAGTATGTAAAAGATGGATTATATAAAGAGGCTGCAATACTTATTTTACCCTATTATGATAAGTCCTATACCAAGGGTATAGATAGAAGGGATAAGGAGCTATGTACTATTTTAAAGCTAAATAAAGATGACCCAAAAGAGAGTGCAATTAAAATTAAGGAGATAACCAATGGATGATATAAAATTAACAACACTGACTAAATTTTCAGGATGTGGAGCAAAGCTTGGACCAGGACTACTAGATAAGGCTCTTTGTGGATTAACACAACCAATATTTCCAAACCTAATGGTAGATTTTACAACAAGTGATGATGCCGGAGTTTACAAGATTAATGATGAACAAGCCCTTGTAAATACCCTAGACTTCTTCCCACCAATAGTTGATGACCCCTACGCTTTTGGTCAAATTGCCACTGCAAATGCCCTGTCTGATGTTTATGCAATGGGAGCAACTCCAATTACAGCTATGAGTATTGTAGGTTTTCCTCTAGATAAGGCTGACATCTCGGTTCTAAGAAAGATTACTGAAGGGTGTCTAGATAAGCTAAAAGAGGCTAATGTTCCCTTAGTTGGAGGTCACAGTATACAGGATTCTGAACTAAAATTTGGTGTATCAGTTTCAGGACTAGTACACCCTGATAAGGTCTTGGTAAACAATAAACCAGAGTTAGGAGAAGTTGTAATATTAACTAAACCTATAGGAACAGGGACAATAAATACGGCTTTAAAAAAAGGATGGGCAAGTCAAGAGTCTATAAACGCCTCAATGGAGTCTATGGTAAAACTAAATAAGTACGCTTCTGAGATTATACAAAGCTACCCTGTAAAATGTTGTACCGATGTAACGGGATTTGGTCTAGTAGGCCACTCATGTGAGATGATCCTAGACTCAGAGGTTGGACTTACAATAGATTTTAAATCATTAAAACTACTTCCTGGAGTTAATGACTCTATAGAAAAGGGTGCGATCCCTGGTGGTACTAGAAAAAACCTAGAATTTAGAGGATCTTTTGTAGAGAATTTAGAGACTCTTTCAGATAATATAAAATACACATTATTCGACCCACAAACTTCAGGTGGACTACTCTTTACAATTAAACCGGAGTTTGTAGATCAAATCCTAGAAGAGATGGAATCAAATAATATTGACGCTTTTATTGTAGGTGAAGTTACAGATAATAAAGAGACTATTATAATTAAATAATAGCCTCTTATTATTAATTAACTATAATTTTGGGCCTGGTAAAGTTTACCTGAGCCCTCTACTTTATTTAAAAGAACAGGAACTAGAGCCCCTGGAAGAACTGAGTCAGGGCTATTAGGAGCACTCTCTCCTCCAAGGTCAGTTCTTAACCAACCTGGATCCATTAAGTTTAGTAAAACATTTGTCCCCTTAAGTGTTGGGACCATATCCCTTACATACCTATCAATTGCAGCTTTTGAACAACTGTATGCCATTAATTGAGGTTCGTTCTCTATTCCAGAGGTTACATTAACAATCCTTCCCCAATCTCTCTGTAACATTCCTGGTATAAATGCATCACACAACTTAGCAGGAACAATACTATTAACTAAAAAGCTACTTAAATAATCCTCAAAGGTAGGTTCAAATGTTTCCCTATATGGAGTCATTATTGCTGCGTTATTATATAAAATATCTAAATTGTCATTTGTTAAATTTCCTACCTCTTTAATTAATAGTTCAACCTGCTCTATTGAGTCTAATTCCGCAGCAATAGAGTAAGCTTTTACACCCTTTAAAGTTAGTTCATCAAGAATATGCTTAGTTCCTTCGAGTTTTCTTGAGTGTAGAATCACACGACAACCTTTATCTCCTAGTGCCCTTGCAACCCTTAAACCAATACCTCTACTTGCACCTGTAACTAATGCCCATTTATCTTTTATATCTTCCACATCTTTCCCCTATAATGCTAACTTGTAAATTTCCTTAATATCATCTTTATTTAAAACTTTAAACGCCCCTAAAGTTCTACTACTATCAAAAGATGCCTTTTTAGCAAGCTCATCTACCCTACTACTATCAAAATCAATTTCTGACAGTCTTATTGGTAGTTTTAAATCCTTATAAAAAGACTCTAGTGTTGAAATTCCCCTTAATACAGTATTTTCAGGATTTTCAAAATCCTGTTCTATATTAAAAACCCGGGTAAAAAACTGAATAAATTTATCCATATTCTCTTTATATACATACTTAATCCATGCTGGGAAAATAATACTTAAACCCGCACCATGGGCTACATCTGTAACAGCACTAACCTCATGTTCCATCTCATGGGATGCCCAATCACCACCTCGTCCTGGGTCAAGGGAGTCATTGTGTGCCACTGTGCCACAATACATAATCTCTGCCCTAGCATTATAATCCATAGGATTTTTTAGTATGTTATAAGCTTGGTTTATTATTGTCTTCATTGTCGCTTCGCATAACCTATCAGTTAAATCAACATTTTTAGTTGGAACAAAGTATCTCTCCATAACATGGGCAAACATATCCGATATACCGCAGGCTGTTTGATAGTCTGGTAGAGTAAAGGTTAATTCTGGGTTTAAAATAGAAAAAACAGGTCTCATACATAATGCACCAAAACCTCTTTTTAGCTCTTTATCTACATTTGTTATAACACTTCCAGGACTAGTCTCACTACCAGCTGCAGGTATTGTTAAAACAACACCTAGAGGCAGCATTTTATCTACGCTAACCTTATAGTCATAAATATCCCATACATCTCCATCATAAAAGTATCCAATTCCAATCGCCTTAGCCGAATCAATAACACTTCCTCCACCCACAGCTAAAATAAAACCTATATCCTCTTTACGGCATAACTCTATACCCTCTCTAACTAGATCAACTCTTGGGTTTGGTAGTACTCCTCCTAGTTCAAATATCTCAATATTTTCCTCTTTTAATGATTTTACAACTCTATCGTATAGACCGGTTTTTTTTATACTACCACCACCATAATGGAGTAGAACTTTGTTAGAGTATTTTAAAGTCTCTGAACCAACACTCTTTTCACTATCCTTGCCAAAGATAACTCTAGTTTTATTTTCAAATACAAAATTATTCATCTTTTCTCCTTTTATTTAATACATGCTAACACCTGGAGTTTGCTCTAGGTCAAGCTTATTACTTGAAAATATGTTATATAATATTTATTATTCATTTATGACCCATTATTCAATGAAAGAAATAATTAAAGAGACTGGTCTTACTAGTGATACCCTACGGTACTATGAAAAAGATGGCTTATTATCAGACATTCTTAGGCTACCAAATGGCCACAGAAGATATTCTAACCACGATCTAGAGTGGCTTAAGTTTATTTTATGTCTAAGATCTACAGGGATGCCTCTAAAAAACATTAAAAAGTATAAAGAGCTTATGAATCTTGGGGATAAAACAACTTCCCAAAGAAAGGAAATTCTTACAAATCAAAAATTGAGTATTTTAAATGAGATGGAAGTATTAAAAGAAGCACTAGAAAGAATAGATTGGAAAATCGAGTACTATGAGAGTGTTGAAGCCAACTTATAAATTTATATCTTAGAATCTAAGAGTATAATTCGTGAACACCTTGGATAAAGTTGCCATTAAAGTAGTATTTTTTAACATCCCCTAGATAGACCAGGGGATAATTGTTAAACCTCTAATTTTTAAAACTATGTACTGGAGCAGGAATTCTTCCGCCTCTATTTACAAAGTTAACAGATGAATACTTATTAACACCCATTATTGGAGATCCTCCAAGAAGTCCACCAAACTCTGCCCACTCTCCAACTTTTTTCCCTGGAACAGGAATAACCCTAACAGCAGTTGTTTTA
Above is a genomic segment from Thiospirochaeta perfilievii containing:
- a CDS encoding efflux RND transporter permease subunit, whose protein sequence is MKRLFKYPKTIVGIITLITLFFGYNLKKVEIDNNTFNFLPVENPQRVAIDRAKDIFGPVLMMSVGMEMENGSIFSVESLRVIDKLTKEFEKLEGVDRVQSLTNSDYIDGVDGSLIVTSLVDDFTGTREDVQTLKDRILSWDIYQDVFISGDYSASQIMVTLKPDLGPDGERDIYFGLKKLTESIDNNGINFYIAGLPSMTVLLTENMMGDLTLLIPIVILVLLFALFLSFRRLSGILLPMITVLISTIWTIGLMGLLHVPLSILGIIIPVLMMAVGSAYGIHVISHYYDDVKAYNGELSREKHNEIILNSLMYVKKPIFLAGLTTVAGFASLGFSLISPMRNFGIFTSIGIVFAVIVALTLIPALLVFNYKSASKKKSIKNYSKRGLLERGLSLYYDSLGRRKYLILFFSLIVLVLSGIGTKSLIIDNAVIEYFKETTHIRVSDRFLRDKFTGTNSFDIVINGEGAGVDPLLLKAMDDLSDYLITNYKEIPKVLSFTDTVKRMNQVMHVDGDDGLGDIDSVVNSDDSFYEDDSFYEDDSFYEDDSFYEDDSFYEDDSFYEDDSFYEDDSSAELVVPVNNNRNKDIDTTGLMNLLTSAYARADNPNISAVELLDLLKRETNYKGYDFFEIPTDPAKYGHDEMLDLSNLLSQYYAMTGKLEGFVGKNDDPLSPENIKMTVMMNNDGNMFTRELIPVINNYIEEYFPKGYNVSLAGTALAEDSITRLITTSAMNSVLISLLMVFIILSIAYKSLFAGLFGMVPLGFTVLFNYGLMGFLGIKLDMSTAMVGSIAIGIGIDYTIHFLASYHKYSQKLDDVNEVTRESLMSSGKAIIFNAVSVAAGFSVLLKSNFYPLMYLGLLIAITMLIASIASMTIMPGLLNIFKPKFIRK
- a CDS encoding TetR/AcrR family transcriptional regulator, with protein sequence MAKKDAILERSSQIFFKFGLSKISMDELADQIGISKKTIYNNFGSKENLMEEIIYSSMEGILTDISNIFTSRNKTIIEKIHLAIRHLYKHYTNFENPTKVDPNAARIIFSPKCLFLNGQIQQVIEDLATAAQKSGIIKQSIHVGMIPYVFLNSIRGLATWERPEIVGFSKIELLKYSIDIILDGILTPEAMEEYLKSN
- a CDS encoding GNAT family N-acetyltransferase yields the protein METLIYRFERINYANVLEIESWRYSGFETALYMDRYHESKDRGDNPLKGPRGCFGFVAYNRDSELFGLMEYYFEDDGIFLGLGINPKFIGRGLAQEYILDGIEFFKQHFKRNDKLKIEVHRKNIAAIKAYEKCGFKFSKRDGDILLYLQN
- a CDS encoding DNA alkylation repair protein, translating into MRNSINKTSISEFSLNIKKVYKDFDNIAFERSILRDLNGDTGLFERLELVTRELKPRLPEDFPKSLEILKQSISDGRGFIILSISNYISCYGLEYFDLFMVSLKELTKIFTSEFAIRGFLIEDPERCFKFLDKWVLSDNVDVRRLVSEGLRPRLPWGIRLQDFVKDPTPIIKYLTILKDDKELYVRRSVANNLNDIAKDHPGLVVATLKSWKEENSSKELDWIIRHSLRTLIKQGDQGTLELLGYTINPKYTLDSVSFTKRLKLGESLSFSFDLKSETDKNQKLVVDYVIYHKKANGKKSPKVFKLKNMELLGLKTAKISRNHPNRPISTRKYYSGEHTLYIKINGEEILIGNFDLQV
- the mnmH gene encoding tRNA 2-selenouridine(34) synthase MnmH, whose protein sequence is MSKLISIEEFLYTNKDIPIIDVRSPLEYEKGHIPGAINIPLFNNEERAKVGTCYKQEGHDLAVELGLEIVGPKLASFTREAKKISPSLEIKVYCARGGMRSSSFVWLLETSGFKKVLRLEKGYKAFRNHVLDFFDKDYNLLVLSGMTGSGKTDILLEMEKLGLQVVDLEGFADHRGSAFGGIGKNPETSTEKYENSIFNKMKDFDLSKPIWVEDESRNVGKVLVPPAIFKKMETSHRVVIEVPRDIRAERLAKDYTAYGNETILDSLKIIQKRLSERYPKIVEYVKDGLYKEAAILILPYYDKSYTKGIDRRDKELCTILKLNKDDPKESAIKIKEITNG
- the selD gene encoding selenide, water dikinase SelD yields the protein MDDIKLTTLTKFSGCGAKLGPGLLDKALCGLTQPIFPNLMVDFTTSDDAGVYKINDEQALVNTLDFFPPIVDDPYAFGQIATANALSDVYAMGATPITAMSIVGFPLDKADISVLRKITEGCLDKLKEANVPLVGGHSIQDSELKFGVSVSGLVHPDKVLVNNKPELGEVVILTKPIGTGTINTALKKGWASQESINASMESMVKLNKYASEIIQSYPVKCCTDVTGFGLVGHSCEMILDSEVGLTIDFKSLKLLPGVNDSIEKGAIPGGTRKNLEFRGSFVENLETLSDNIKYTLFDPQTSGGLLFTIKPEFVDQILEEMESNNIDAFIVGEVTDNKETIIIK
- a CDS encoding SDR family NAD(P)-dependent oxidoreductase, yielding MEDIKDKWALVTGASRGIGLRVARALGDKGCRVILHSRKLEGTKHILDELTLKGVKAYSIAAELDSIEQVELLIKEVGNLTNDNLDILYNNAAIMTPYRETFEPTFEDYLSSFLVNSIVPAKLCDAFIPGMLQRDWGRIVNVTSGIENEPQLMAYSCSKAAIDRYVRDMVPTLKGTNVLLNLMDPGWLRTDLGGESAPNSPDSVLPGALVPVLLNKVEGSGKLYQAQNYS
- a CDS encoding iron-containing alcohol dehydrogenase; this translates as MNNFVFENKTRVIFGKDSEKSVGSETLKYSNKVLLHYGGGSIKKTGLYDRVVKSLKEENIEIFELGGVLPNPRVDLVREGIELCRKEDIGFILAVGGGSVIDSAKAIGIGYFYDGDVWDIYDYKVSVDKMLPLGVVLTIPAAGSETSPGSVITNVDKELKRGFGALCMRPVFSILNPELTFTLPDYQTACGISDMFAHVMERYFVPTKNVDLTDRLCEATMKTIINQAYNILKNPMDYNARAEIMYCGTVAHNDSLDPGRGGDWASHEMEHEVSAVTDVAHGAGLSIIFPAWIKYVYKENMDKFIQFFTRVFNIEQDFENPENTVLRGISTLESFYKDLKLPIRLSEIDFDSSRVDELAKKASFDSSRTLGAFKVLNKDDIKEIYKLAL
- a CDS encoding MerR family transcriptional regulator, with the translated sequence MTHYSMKEIIKETGLTSDTLRYYEKDGLLSDILRLPNGHRRYSNHDLEWLKFILCLRSTGMPLKNIKKYKELMNLGDKTTSQRKEILTNQKLSILNEMEVLKEALERIDWKIEYYESVEANL